Proteins co-encoded in one Neodiprion lecontei isolate iyNeoLeco1 chromosome 3, iyNeoLeco1.1, whole genome shotgun sequence genomic window:
- the LOC107217509 gene encoding DNA-directed RNA polymerase I subunit RPA1: MYKQLKSGMTMSAKHLVLENLEFSMFTNEDIRNLSVTKISTPLSFNILGNPLKGGLYDPVLGPVSEKSDPCGTCGGNITKCSGHFGHIDLPLPVVNPLFHKQLASIIKLTCLRCFKLQVPEPMKLLLVAKIKLLDEGFVSGLSDLEQEVQSIIAAGGDGTGTVEFVKEVIEAHVERLHNRQRLNHIVPLLAEENRSNARNVNMQRWMHVENILRQFQSVPICIHCQDSIPKISTFRNRIMTTKSANDELDASKIKRGIVRRLETVLMMPDQTQKYLRELWNTERDVLKIIMPCLSTVHTEYPTDILFFSIIPVLPPIVRPVNYVNGQLIEHPQSQVYKAIIQDCLVLRNIIQTIQDGDTSKLPEEGRIVFEQIRGNSPSEKLHNAWQQLQANVDHLMDRDVNKTTESANCQGLKQVIEKKEGVIRMHMMGKRVNFAARSVITPDPNLNIDEIGIPEAFALKLTYPVPVTPWNVAELRQMIINGPNVHPGAVLVEGEDGSTTRISASAAVQRESIAKRLLTTSVKATKFFNGVKIVHRHLHNGDILLLNRQPTLHKPSIMAHKARILKGEKTLRLHYANCKAYNADFDGDEMNAHFPQNELARSEGYNIANVSNQYLVPKDGTPLSGLIQDHMVSGVRLTLRGKFFSREDYMQLVYCALSDIQGDITLLPPAIIKPKLLWSGKQLLSTVIINVTPRGKAKINLAASTKIGPKAWEARKPRRWKCGTEFSDPKTMSEAEVVIRNGELLTGVLDKIHYGATPYGLIHCVYELYGGTYSSRMLSAFGKLFQAFLQRDGFTLGIEDILILSNADEERAKFIESCRKIGESTQKSVLELPEDTPMTEVKSKIQESYLINSKFQAQIDRKYKTALDVYTNDINKTCLPAGLLKKFPDNNLQLMVQSGAKGSTVNTMQISCLLGQIELEGKRPPLMISGKSLPSFAAYDPMPRAGGFIDGRFMTGIQPQEFFFHCMAGREGLIDTAVKTSRSGYLQRCLIKHLEGLTVSYDSTVRDSDGSLVQLYYGEDGLDVPSSQFLKKEQLDFLVHNRNAIVEKELLSRLKEDLSTEHILKSGRKMQRWMKKHGDPLQKRRNSEFTKFSEKNRLSDPKYNKINQVCGRSKGALRLMREWVNTDEETKESYKCSRCPDPVFSKYKQDSNYGVLTERIEGLINDYISKRKVENSADISEDELRDLLSFKVMKTLCQPGEPVGLLAAQSIGEPSTQMTLNTFHFAGRGEMNVTLGIPRLREILMMASKNIKTPSMEIPFRPNLENIEKQSNKLRLKLTRCTLSNVLRSIDVDGRLEIEPQRRMTYKLTIKFLPHKSYKREYCVKRKYVLQATEYLFFRELFKEIKKAAQVPGALLYTEENKEPANDDQLDADDPESAPSSQTKGRLDFGEMHESSDEDEAAEDADATAARSLSRHQENQEYDDPDETSDDSDENEDEKMRDDKTVATESNRAEETEKSEFENLLAEKRKKLIVDMYPHAIEYDFDDKKYLSCELRFWLPLKMSKLDLSTIIRSVAEKVVLWETPQIKRAFTFQNLNNETVLKTDGINIVEMFKYNEILDLNRLYSNDIYGISQTYGIEAANRVIVKEVKDVFKMYGITVDPRHLLLIADYMTFDGTFQPLSRKGMENSASPLQQISFESSLTFLKNATLHNKRDDLVSPSSRLIIGQPCKSGTGSFDLMHRMERYILGQ; encoded by the exons atgtacAAGCAATTAAAATCAGGCATGACAATGTCTGCAAAACATCTGGTCCTAGAGAACCTggaattttcaatgtttacTAACGAGGATATTCGCAACTTAAGCGTTACAAAAATCAGCACACCTTTGTCTTTCAACATTTTGGGCAATCCACTGAAAGGCGGACTCTATGACCCGGTGTTAG GTCCAGTGAGCGAAAAGTCAGATCCCTGTGGAACATGTGGCGGAAATATAACAAAATGTTCGGGACACTTTGGACACATAGACTTGCCATTGCCTGTGGTAAATCCGTTATTCCACAAGCAGCTGGCTAGCATCATCAAATTGACTTGCTTGCGTTGTTTCAAACTGCAAGTACCAGAGCCTATGAAACTGTTGTTGGTAGCTAAGATAAAACTGTTGGACGAGGGGTTTGTCTCAGGGCTTAGTGATTTGGAACAAGAAGTTCAATCCATTATAGCTGCCGGCGGCGATGGTACTGGAACAGTTGAATTCGTTAAAGAAGTTATTGAGGCTCATGTAGAGAGGCTTCATAATCGTCAGAGGTTAAATCACATTGTGCCCCTTCTTGCTGAAGAGAATCGTTCTAATGCAAGAAATGTTAATATGCAAAGATGGATGCACGTCGAAAATATACTCAGGCAATTTCAATCTGTACCTATCTGCATACATTGTCAAGATAGTATCCCAAAAATTAGTACGTTCAGAAACCGAATTATGACTACTAAATCAGCCAATGATGAGCTGGATGCAAG CAAAATTAAACGAGGAATCGTTAGACGACTGGAAACTGTTCTGATGATGCCAGACCAGACGCAAAAGTATTTGCGTGAGCTCTGGAATACAGAAAGAGatgtattgaaaataataatgccTTGTTTGAGTACAGTGCATACGGAATATCCAACAGACATTCTGTTCTTCAGTATAATACCTGTACTTCCACCGATCGTAAGGCCAGTTAActacgtcaatggacaacTGATAGAACATCCTCAATCCCAAGTCTATAAAGCTATTATACAGGATTGCTTGGTGCTCAGGAACATTATACAAACAATTCAAGATGGAGACACTTCAAAACTTCCCGAAGAAGGCCGA ATTGTTTTTGAACAAATAAGGGGAAATTCGCCGTCGGAAAAACTTCATAATGCTTGGCAGCAGCTCCAAGCAAATGTCGATCATCTGATGGATCGTGATGTAAATAAAACGACGGAATCAGCAAACTGCCAGGGGCTGAAACAGGTGATTGAGAAGAAAGAGGGTGTCATTCGCATGCACATGATGGGGAAACGGGTGAATTTTGCAGCAAGATCAGTCATCACTCCAGATCCTAATTTAAACATCGACGAAATTGGTATCCCCGAAGCTTTTGCTTTGAAGCTGACTTACCCAGTTCCGGTAACACCTTGGAATGTTGCCGAATTACGACAAATGATAATTAACGGACCAAACGTACATCCAGG GGCAGTTTTGGTGGAGGGTGAAGATGGCTCAACAACTCGTATAAGCGCGAGTGCAGCTGTGCAAAGAGAATCAATTGCAAAACGACTTTTGACTACAAGCGTCAAAGCgaccaaattttttaatggcGTAAAGATAGTTCACCGTCATTTGCACAATGGAGATATCTTGCTTTTGAATCGTCAACCTACTTTGCATAAGCCAAGTATCATGGCCCATAAAGCCAGGATATTGAAAGGGGAGAAAACGTTGCGCCTTCACTATGCCAATTGTAAAGCTTACAACGCTGACTTTGACGGAGATGAAATGAATGCGCATTTTCCACAAAACGAACTTGCTCGAAGTGAAGGATACAATATAG CCAACGTTTCTAACCAGTACCTTGTCCCGAAAGATGGTACACCATTAAGCGGTTTGATTCAAGATCACATGGTTTCTGGAGTACGTTTGACTCTCAGaggaaaattcttttcaag AGAAGACTACATGCAGTTAGTTTACTGCGCATTATCAGATATTCAGGGTGATATAACGCTATTACCACCTGCCATTATCAAACCAAAGTTATTGTGGTCAGGCAAACAATTGTTATCAACAGTCATAATTAATGTTACACCACGTGGCAAAGCGAAGATTAATCTTGCAGCTAGCACAAAAATTGGCCCAAAAGCATGGGAAGCTAGGAAGCCGCGACGTTGGAAATGTGGCACCGAATTCAGTGATCCAAAAACAATGTCAGAAGCTGAAGTAGTTATACGTAATGGCGAACTGCTAACCGGTGTTCTCGACAAGATTCATTACGGTGCTACACCTTATGGCTTGATACATTGCGTATACGAG CTTTACGGTGGTACATACTCAAGCAGGATGCTGAGTgcgtttggaaaattattccaaGCATTTCTTCAGAGAGATGGCTTTACTTTGGGAATAGAAGATATCTTAATTCTTTCAAACGCTGATGAAGAACGTGCGAAATTCATCGAGTCATGTAGAAAG ATAGGTGAAAGCACCCAGAAATCAGTGCTTGAGTTGCCTGAAGACACACCGATGACAGAAGTCAAATCAAAAATACAAGAATCCTATTTGATAAATTCCAAGTTCCAAGCGCAAATCGATCGTAAATACAAAACTGCTCTGGATGTCTATACGAATGACATAAACAAAACATGCCTGCCAGCTGGACTCCTCAAAAAATTTCCGGATAATAATTTGCAACTTATGGTTCAGTCCGGAGCAAAAGGTTCGACTGTTAACACCATGCAGATTTCTTGTCTACTTGGGCAAATCGAATTGGAAGGAAAGAGACCGCCGCTTATGATCAGTGGCAAAAGTCTTCCCTCTTTCGCTGCTTATGATCCAATGCCAAGAGCAGGCGGTTTTATTGACGGTCGTTTTATGACGGGAATCCAACCCCAAGAGTTCTTCTTCCATTGCATGGCAGGCAGAGAAGGGCTGATTGATACTGCGGTGAAAACCAGTAGATCTGGATACTTGCAGAGGTGTTTAATTAAGCATTTGGAAGGCTTAACAGTCAGTTACGACTCAACCGTTCGCGATTCTGACGGCAGTTTAGTTCAGTTATATTACGGAGAAGATGGGCTCGATGTACCGAGTTctcaatttctgaaaaaagaaCAACTGGATTTTTTGGTCCATAATAGAAACGCGATTGTTGAAAAGGAATTGCTAAGCCGTCTCAAAGAGGATTTGAGCACTGAGCACATCTTGAAATCAGGGCGGAAAATGCAAAGGTGGATGAAGAAACATGGTGATCCTTTACAAAAGCGGCGCAATAGcgaatttaccaaattttccgaaaaaaatcgactaaGTGATCCCAAGTATAATAAGATCAATCAAGTTTGCGGCAGAAGCAAGGGTGCACTACGTTTGATGAGAGAATGGGTAAATACTGACGAAGAAACTAAGGAAAGTTACAAGTGCTCACGATGCCCTGACcctgtattttcaaaatacaaacAGGACTCTAACTATGGAGTTCTAACGGAAAGAATAGAAGGCTTGATAAACGATTATATCTCAAAAAGAAAAGTCGAAAACTCCGCAGATATATCCGAAGATGAACTCAGAGACCTCTTATCATTCAAAGTAATGAAGACCCTTTGCCAGCCAGGAGAGCCTGTAGGATTACTAGCAGCGCAATCAATTGGCGAGCCGTCAACGCAGATGACGTTGAATACTTTCCATTTTGCGGGACGTGGTGAAATGAACGTAACCCTCGGAATTCCAAGATTACGAGAAATCCTTATGATGGCCtcgaagaatataaagacacCCTCAATGGAAATTCCGTTTAGGCCGAATcttgaaaatatagaaaaacaaTCGAACAAATTAAGATTAAAGTTAACCAGATGCACTTTGTCAAACGTCTTAAGAAGCATTGATGTAGACGGAAGATTAGAAATCGAACCTCAGAGAAGGATGACTTATAAGCTGACGATAAAATTCTTACCTCACAAAAGCTACAAACGAGAATACTGTGTGAAACGCAAGTACGTTTTACAGGCAACGGAATATTTATTCTTCAGAGAACTGtttaaggaaataaaaaaggcAGCTCAAGTACCCGGAGCATTGCTGTACACTGAGGAGAACAAGGAACCAGCGAACGACGATCAACTAGACGCAGATGACCCTGAAAGTGCGCCTAGCAGTCAGACTAAAGGGAGATTAGATTTCGGAGAAATGCATGAATCTTCTGATGAAGATGAAGCTGCCGAAGACGCAGATGCGACCGCAGCTAGGTCACTTTCTAGACACCAAGAAAATCAGGAATATGACGACCCTGACGAAACGAGTGATGACTCCGACGAAAACGAAGACGAGAAAATGCGAGATGACAAAACTGTGGCAACTGAATCAAACAGAGCTGAAGAGACAGAGAAGAGTGAGTTCGAAAATCTGCTTgcagagaaaaggaaaaaactaATTGTCGACATGTACCCCCATGCTATTGAGTACGATTTTGATGACAAGAAATATTTATCATGCGAATTAAGGTTCTGG CTACCTTTGAAAATGTCAAAACTGGACTTATCTACGATCATTAGATCAGTCGCAGAAAAGGTCGTACTATGGGAAACGCCTCAGATAAAGCGAGCATTTACATTCCAAAATCTGAACAATGAAACTGTTCTGAAAACTGATGGAATCAACATTGTG GAAATGTTCAAGTACAATGAAATCCTAGATCTCAACAGATTATACTCTAATGACATATACGGGATTTCGCAAACCTACGGCATCGAAGCAGCGAATAGAGTTATAGTAAAGGAAGTGAAGGATGTGTTTAAAATGTACGGAATTACTGTTGATCCACGACATTTACTTCTGATCGCCGACTACATGACTTTTGACGGAACTTTCCAACCGCTAAGTCGTAAAGGAATGGAGAACTCTGCATCTCCCCTCCAGCAAATTAGTTTTGAGAGTTCACTCACCTTCCTGAAAAATGCTACGCTCCATA ACAAACGAGATGACCTTGTTTCACCATCCAGTCGCTTGATCATCGGTCAACCTTGCAAATCCGGAACAGGATCATTTGATTTGATGCATAGAATGGAAAGGTACATTCTGGGTCAGTGA
- the LOC107217508 gene encoding thioredoxin-2: MVLQITSSADLKAKLSEAGNTLVVIDFFATWCGPCKMIAPKLEELSKELNDVIILKVDVDECEDIAFEYEISSMPTFVFIKNSAVLESFAGANFDKLKNTIQKHK; the protein is encoded by the exons ATGGTTCTCCAAATTACTAGCTCG GCTGATCTCAAGGCCAAATTGAGTGAGGCTGGAAATACGCTGGTCGTCATAGATTTCTTTGCTACTTGGTGCGGACCATGCAAAATGATTGCACCAAAGCTCGAGGAATTGTCCAAG GAACTCAATGACGTTATCATCCTCAAAGTTGATGTCGACGAGTGCGAGGATATTGCCTTCGAGTATGAAATATCCAGCATGCCCACCTtcgtttttataaaaaattctgctGTG CTGGAGTCATTTGCCGGTGctaattttgacaaactaaAAAACACCATTCAGAAACACAAGTGA